A part of candidate division Zixibacteria bacterium HGW-Zixibacteria-1 genomic DNA contains:
- a CDS encoding inositol-3-phosphate synthase, translating to MGKVRVAIIGVGNCASSFVQGVEYYKKAKDSDFVPGLMHVNLGGYHISDIEFSAAIDIDKNKVGKDLSEAIFTKPNNTYKFCTVPKSGIIVQRGMTHDGLGKYLSQIIEKAPGDTVNIVKLLRDTKTDVVVSYLPVGSETATKWYVEQILEAGCGFVNCIPVFIAREKYWQGRFKERGLPVIGDDIKSQVGATIVHRVLTRLFRERGVRLERTSQLNVGGNTDFLNMLERERLESKKISKTNAVTSQLDYDIGKANVHIGPSDYVEWLSDRKWAYIRMEGRTFGDVPLNIELKLEVWDSPNSAGVVIDAVRCCKLALDNGISGALEGPASYFKKSPPVQYTDDEARQLTEEFILKYGWKDASKPKGKPKAKPAAKPAAKAKKAATRKKK from the coding sequence ATGGGAAAAGTCAGAGTTGCCATTATCGGCGTCGGTAATTGCGCATCATCGTTCGTCCAGGGAGTGGAGTACTACAAGAAAGCCAAGGACAGTGATTTTGTCCCCGGCTTGATGCATGTCAACCTGGGCGGGTATCATATCAGCGATATCGAGTTTTCGGCCGCTATCGACATCGACAAGAACAAGGTCGGCAAGGATCTGTCGGAAGCCATTTTCACGAAACCGAACAATACCTACAAGTTTTGCACCGTGCCGAAAAGCGGCATTATCGTCCAGCGCGGCATGACCCATGACGGGCTTGGGAAATATCTCTCGCAGATTATCGAGAAGGCACCCGGCGACACGGTCAATATTGTCAAGCTTCTCCGGGACACCAAAACCGATGTGGTCGTGAGCTATCTGCCGGTCGGTTCCGAGACCGCCACGAAGTGGTATGTCGAGCAGATTCTTGAAGCCGGATGCGGTTTTGTCAACTGCATTCCGGTATTCATTGCCCGCGAGAAATACTGGCAGGGCCGATTCAAGGAAAGAGGCTTGCCGGTTATCGGTGATGATATCAAGTCTCAGGTGGGCGCCACTATCGTTCATCGGGTTCTCACCCGCCTGTTCCGCGAACGCGGGGTCCGGCTGGAACGCACCAGCCAGCTCAATGTCGGCGGCAATACCGACTTTTTGAATATGCTTGAGCGGGAGCGTCTGGAATCGAAGAAGATATCCAAGACTAATGCGGTCACCAGCCAGCTTGATTATGATATCGGCAAGGCCAATGTCCATATCGGGCCGTCGGATTATGTGGAATGGCTGTCCGACCGCAAATGGGCCTATATCCGGATGGAGGGACGAACCTTCGGCGATGTGCCGCTCAATATCGAGTTAAAGCTGGAAGTGTGGGATTCGCCGAACTCGGCCGGCGTCGTTATCGATGCTGTCCGTTGCTGCAAGCTGGCGCTTGATAACGGTATCTCGGGGGCACTCGAAGGGCCGGCGTCATATTTCAAGAAATCTCCGCCGGTTCAATATACCGATGACGAAGCGCGCCAATTGACCGAGGAGTTTATTCTCAAATATGGCTGGAAAGATGCCAGCAAACCGAAAGGCAAGCCCAAAGCGAAACCGGCGGCAAAACCGGCGGCCAAAGCAAAGAAGGCTGCAACTCGTAAGAAAAAGTAG
- a CDS encoding nucleotidyltransferase — protein sequence MKAIIMAGGFGTRLRPLTINVPKPMVPIGTIPMMEHVVNLLKKNGFTELVSLLFFQAEEIKNHFNDGRKFGVKMDYLQPNEDYGTAGAVRYADTFIDETVLVISGDVLTDFDLEGTIRWHQEKNSEATILLTRVENPLPYGIVIVNEEGKIVRFLEKPSWGEAFSDTINTGIYILEPHTVRLIPPKTNFDFSQNLFPLMLSKQMGLFGMITDGYWKDVGNINEYRRAHEDLLSGQINLELGMRRQNHGEAMLHLGRNVHLGENLKLGGVIVCGDNAVIADGAKIENSVIGARTRVGEGADISRSVIWSDVQIGAESQLTSAIVCDRVAIGENVALLDDVVVSDDSTVGNGATVKANCKIWPGKTVDEGAIVSFSLVWGEKWNRELFTQSKVTGLALTEITAEMAVKLGGAFGAYLGQGKRVVTSRDASDTSRLLKRGLIAGFLAAGVNADDLGMLPIPVVRYALSKGDYAAGVYVRHNPTDQNLIDFIFFNGDGLDMPSANLKKVERLFFGEDYRRARLDEIGHLDNPQGMLEQYRADFIAAINPSAIRKAGFKVVIDYANGGASVVFPTIFSQLGINLVDLNAFLNPRSISRHPDELVQAIVQLSSIVRTLHSDIGFLINPAAEKLTVVDENGFFIDNQLLLLLVTDLFLRTHTAHRIAVPVAASMGVEEIASRYGIEVIRVRNSHLAMMEALKQNNVDFVGGTLGGFIFPGFQMGSDAILNAVYILEMMAKEKVRLGELRGHYEKYIRKSVSVPCPWAQKGKVMRRLITETETKNRQLIDGVRIIENGGWVLVAPDNLAAAFTVLAESESKEFVEETIGHYRTLVENAQE from the coding sequence ATGAAGGCGATAATCATGGCCGGGGGCTTTGGAACCAGGCTGCGACCGCTGACAATCAACGTCCCCAAGCCCATGGTTCCGATCGGGACCATTCCAATGATGGAGCATGTCGTTAATCTGCTTAAGAAGAACGGCTTTACCGAGTTGGTATCTTTGTTGTTCTTCCAGGCGGAGGAGATAAAGAACCATTTCAATGACGGGCGCAAGTTCGGCGTTAAAATGGATTATTTGCAGCCCAATGAAGATTATGGGACAGCCGGCGCCGTGCGCTATGCCGACACATTTATCGATGAGACCGTTCTCGTAATTTCCGGCGATGTTCTGACCGACTTCGATCTGGAGGGGACCATCCGGTGGCACCAGGAAAAGAATTCGGAGGCCACGATTCTATTGACGCGGGTCGAAAATCCGCTGCCTTATGGTATTGTGATTGTCAATGAAGAGGGAAAGATCGTCCGCTTTCTGGAAAAGCCGTCATGGGGCGAAGCTTTCTCCGATACTATCAATACCGGCATATATATTCTTGAACCGCACACAGTAAGATTGATCCCGCCCAAAACCAATTTTGATTTTTCGCAAAACCTTTTCCCGCTGATGCTGTCAAAACAGATGGGCCTGTTCGGAATGATTACCGACGGCTATTGGAAGGATGTCGGCAATATCAATGAATACCGCCGGGCGCACGAGGACCTTCTCAGTGGGCAGATAAATCTTGAACTGGGCATGAGACGGCAGAATCATGGCGAGGCGATGCTGCATCTGGGCCGGAATGTCCATCTTGGTGAAAATCTTAAGCTCGGGGGTGTTATTGTCTGCGGCGACAATGCGGTGATCGCCGACGGGGCCAAAATCGAGAATTCGGTTATCGGCGCGCGTACCAGAGTCGGCGAGGGCGCCGATATCAGCCGGTCGGTGATCTGGTCCGATGTTCAGATAGGCGCCGAATCGCAGCTTACCAGCGCCATTGTATGTGACCGGGTGGCCATCGGGGAAAATGTTGCCCTGCTTGATGATGTTGTAGTTTCTGATGACAGCACGGTCGGCAACGGCGCCACCGTTAAAGCCAATTGCAAGATATGGCCCGGTAAAACGGTCGATGAGGGCGCCATTGTGTCATTCTCACTGGTTTGGGGTGAAAAGTGGAACCGGGAGCTGTTTACGCAATCCAAAGTCACCGGTCTGGCCCTGACCGAAATAACGGCCGAAATGGCGGTCAAGCTGGGTGGTGCCTTCGGGGCCTATCTCGGTCAGGGAAAGCGGGTGGTAACCAGCCGTGATGCTTCGGATACCTCTCGTCTTCTCAAGCGCGGCTTGATTGCCGGATTCCTGGCGGCCGGGGTCAACGCCGATGATTTGGGAATGCTGCCGATTCCGGTTGTCCGATATGCGCTCAGCAAGGGTGACTATGCGGCCGGAGTATATGTCAGGCACAATCCGACCGACCAAAATTTGATAGATTTCATTTTCTTTAACGGTGACGGGCTCGACATGCCCAGTGCCAATCTGAAAAAAGTGGAGCGTCTCTTTTTTGGCGAGGACTACCGAAGGGCCAGGCTGGATGAAATCGGACATCTTGATAATCCGCAGGGGATGCTGGAGCAGTATCGGGCCGATTTTATCGCGGCAATAAATCCGAGTGCCATCCGAAAAGCCGGCTTTAAGGTGGTTATCGATTATGCCAACGGCGGCGCCAGTGTCGTCTTCCCCACTATTTTTTCCCAACTGGGTATTAACCTGGTGGATCTCAATGCCTTTTTGAATCCAAGAAGTATTTCCCGCCATCCGGATGAACTGGTCCAGGCTATTGTCCAGCTCTCTTCGATTGTTCGGACGCTGCATTCGGATATCGGTTTTTTGATCAACCCGGCGGCCGAGAAGCTGACCGTGGTCGATGAAAATGGTTTCTTTATCGACAACCAGCTGCTTCTGCTGCTGGTTACCGACCTGTTCCTGAGAACCCACACCGCCCATAGAATAGCCGTTCCGGTGGCGGCATCGATGGGTGTGGAGGAGATTGCCTCGAGGTATGGCATCGAAGTGATTAGGGTTCGGAATTCGCATCTGGCTATGATGGAGGCGCTGAAACAAAACAATGTCGATTTTGTCGGCGGCACTCTTGGCGGATTCATCTTCCCGGGGTTCCAGATGGGTTCCGATGCCATCCTGAACGCCGTTTATATCCTGGAAATGATGGCGAAGGAAAAGGTTCGCCTGGGCGAACTGCGGGGGCACTACGAAAAATACATCCGTAAAT
- a CDS encoding dTMP kinase, with the protein MDGKGYFITFEGIDGCGKTTQLKMTEQYLSEKGLPVLEIREPGSTPLSEKIREILLNMEFHINPVSELMLYVAARAELIRDVIIPSLFDGKIILCDRFFDSTTAYQGYGRDLDIESIKQLHKLSVGQFIPDLTILIDVDYETSLTRRKQKADRLESESEDFFNKVRKGFLEIAKQEPKRIVVIDGNKSIEEIFSEVQACLWTRLEIK; encoded by the coding sequence ATGGACGGAAAAGGATATTTCATAACGTTCGAGGGCATCGACGGCTGCGGCAAAACCACGCAGCTGAAGATGACTGAGCAGTATTTGTCGGAAAAGGGACTGCCGGTCCTGGAGATCCGGGAACCGGGCTCGACGCCGCTTTCGGAAAAAATCCGGGAAATCCTGCTGAATATGGAATTTCATATAAATCCGGTTTCGGAATTGATGCTTTATGTGGCGGCGCGGGCGGAATTGATCAGGGATGTGATCATACCTTCTTTGTTTGACGGCAAAATAATTTTGTGCGACCGATTTTTCGACTCGACCACCGCCTACCAGGGTTATGGGCGCGACCTTGATATTGAATCCATAAAGCAGCTGCATAAGCTATCGGTCGGGCAGTTTATTCCCGATCTGACCATTCTGATCGATGTCGATTACGAAACCTCGCTGACACGCCGCAAACAAAAGGCGGACCGGCTCGAATCGGAGTCGGAGGATTTTTTCAACAAGGTCAGGAAGGGCTTTCTCGAGATAGCCAAACAGGAACCGAAACGGATCGTCGTTATAGACGGCAACAAAAGTATAGAAGAAATCTTCAGCGAGGTGCAGGCTTGCCTCTGGACAAGACTGGAAATCAAATAA